The following coding sequences are from one Halobacteria archaeon AArc-dxtr1 window:
- a CDS encoding TIGR00269 family protein gives MECTRCDQPAVMHAAYSGAHLCEDHLCASVEKRVRRRVRRDDLVPREATPENPQRWVIGLSGGKDSVVLTRVLHDTFNEDPRIELIGLTIHEGIEGYRDKSVDACVELADDLEIRHELVSYAEEFGIRMDEVVEDDPENMAACAYCGVFRRDVLSRYAEKLDADLLLTGHNLDDEAQTALMNVLEGDVAQIAKHFDASLGPLSERTDQEGFVPRAKPLRDVPEKEVALYAHLQDLPAHITECPHSSEAYRGEIQQLLYELEENHPGTRHSIISGYEELGGIVSDRYRGEESADLRDCAECGATTTRERCRKCSLLEALA, from the coding sequence ATGGAGTGTACCCGGTGCGATCAGCCGGCCGTGATGCACGCCGCCTACTCGGGCGCCCACCTCTGTGAGGACCACCTCTGTGCGTCCGTCGAGAAGCGCGTGCGGCGTCGCGTCCGCCGGGACGACCTCGTGCCACGCGAGGCGACGCCGGAGAACCCACAGCGGTGGGTGATCGGGCTCTCGGGTGGGAAAGATAGCGTCGTCCTCACCCGCGTCTTACACGACACCTTCAACGAGGACCCACGCATCGAGCTGATCGGCCTGACGATTCACGAGGGGATCGAGGGGTACCGCGACAAGAGCGTCGACGCCTGCGTCGAGCTGGCAGACGACCTCGAGATTCGCCACGAACTCGTCAGCTACGCCGAGGAGTTCGGGATTCGGATGGACGAGGTCGTCGAGGACGACCCGGAGAACATGGCCGCCTGTGCCTACTGCGGCGTCTTCCGACGAGACGTGCTCTCGCGGTACGCCGAGAAGCTAGACGCCGACCTGTTACTGACCGGGCACAATCTGGACGACGAGGCACAAACCGCGCTGATGAACGTCTTGGAGGGCGACGTCGCCCAGATCGCGAAGCACTTCGACGCGAGCCTCGGCCCCCTCTCAGAGCGAACCGATCAGGAGGGGTTCGTTCCCCGCGCGAAACCGCTTCGGGACGTTCCTGAGAAAGAAGTCGCCCTCTACGCCCACCTCCAGGACCTGCCGGCACACATCACGGAGTGTCCTCACTCGAGTGAGGCCTACCGCGGCGAGATTCAGCAACTGTTGTACGAGTTAGAGGAGAACCACCCTGGAACGCGCCATTCGATTATTTCGGGATACGAGGAACTCGGCGGGATCGTCTCCGACCGCTATCGGGGCGAAGAGAGTGCCGATCTTCGCGACTGCGCCGAGTGCGGTGCGACGACAACTCGCGAACGCTGTCGGAAGTGTTCGTTACTCGAAGCGCTCGCGTAA
- a CDS encoding deoxyribonuclease IV encodes MKVGAHVSISGSRVSSDEETPPYDDVRNAVHRQVAFGGNCGQIFTTSPQVWAQPEIGEEAAEGFQAETDELLEGPWVIHSAYLVNLCTPKEDLRRKSIESMQAELDAAARLGIPYVNVHLGAHTGAGVEGGLDNAAGVIDDLDVPEDVTILIESDAGSGTKLGGEFSHLAGIVERTETDIGICIDTAHTLAAGNDLTTPEAVDETIGRFDDEVGLEYLEYIHLNDSKHDVGTHKDEHAHIGEGYIGEDGMRAIVNHPDLRELPFALETPTENGRGFAWNIQKVRELRA; translated from the coding sequence ATGAAGGTTGGCGCACACGTTTCGATCTCCGGGTCGCGCGTCTCCTCGGACGAGGAGACCCCACCGTACGACGACGTTCGCAACGCGGTCCACCGGCAGGTGGCGTTCGGCGGCAACTGCGGACAGATTTTCACGACCTCGCCGCAGGTCTGGGCCCAGCCCGAGATTGGTGAGGAGGCAGCTGAGGGATTCCAGGCGGAGACCGACGAGTTGCTCGAGGGACCGTGGGTAATCCACTCTGCGTACCTGGTCAATCTCTGTACGCCAAAGGAGGATCTGCGTCGGAAGTCGATAGAGAGCATGCAGGCCGAACTCGACGCCGCCGCGCGGTTGGGAATCCCATACGTCAACGTCCACCTCGGTGCCCACACCGGTGCGGGCGTCGAGGGCGGCTTAGACAACGCAGCGGGCGTCATCGACGACTTAGACGTCCCCGAAGATGTGACGATCCTGATCGAGTCCGACGCCGGCTCGGGAACGAAACTCGGCGGCGAGTTCTCCCACCTCGCGGGTATCGTCGAGCGAACCGAGACCGACATCGGCATCTGCATCGACACGGCCCACACGCTCGCGGCGGGGAACGATCTGACCACCCCCGAAGCGGTCGACGAAACGATCGGCCGGTTCGACGACGAGGTCGGCTTAGAGTACCTCGAGTACATCCATCTGAACGACTCGAAACACGACGTCGGCACGCACAAAGACGAGCACGCTCACATCGGGGAAGGCTACATCGGTGAAGACGGGATGCGCGCGATCGTCAACCACCCCGATCTCCGAGAGCTGCCGTTCGCCCTCGAGACGCCGACCGAGAACGGTCGCGGCTTCGCCTGGAACATCCAGAAGGTCAGAGAGTTGCGGGCCTAA
- the mutL gene encoding DNA mismatch repair endonuclease MutL: protein MSDDTTEPTEIRQLDEDTVARIAAGEVVERPASAVKELVENAIDAGASRIDVIIEDGGTELIRVADDGRGMTEADARAAVRQHTTSKIAGLDDLESGVATLGFRGEALHTIGSVSRLTIRTRPRTDSVENAQDAVGTELVYEGGEVTSVEPAGCPEGTTVEVADLFYNTPARRKFLKTTATEFAHVSRVVTRYALANPDVAVSLTHDGREVFATTGQGDLQAAVLSVYGREVAQSMIEVEADGDALPPGPLESVSGLISHPETNRSSREYLATYVNDRAVTADAVREGIMGAYGAQLGSDRYPFVVLFLEVPGDAVDVNVHPRKREVRFDDDDAVRRQVDAAVERALLDHGLLRSSAPRGRSAPGEARVEPGAAGKGSEPKAARSESSLDGSGSDPSSSHESDVNSRSADPPRDTWAGASNSAGDSSASEPDAESNPASVSGATASSAVDASGSRPTTPDTNPATGGSDARPGRRDEAGPSRDAETDSNRDTGTEPDSDITRTPSDPDRKFGGGTEQRTLDDEPAIGEEAAFDSLPRLRVLGQLRDTYLVCETDDGLALVDQHAADERVNYERLREAFATDPAAQALADPVELELTAAEAAAFEDYREALSRLGFYADRVDDRTVSVTTVPAVFAKTIEPDRLRDVLASFVGGDREAGAETVDALADAFLGDLACYPSITGNTSLTEGSVLDLLEALDDCENPYACPHGRPVIVSFDAAEIEDRFERDYPGHGG from the coding sequence ATGAGCGACGACACTACCGAGCCCACCGAGATTCGCCAGCTGGATGAGGACACCGTCGCCCGCATCGCCGCGGGCGAGGTCGTCGAGCGCCCCGCGAGCGCAGTCAAGGAGCTCGTCGAGAACGCCATCGACGCCGGCGCCTCCCGGATCGACGTCATCATCGAGGACGGCGGCACGGAGCTGATCCGAGTCGCGGACGACGGCCGGGGGATGACCGAGGCCGACGCTCGAGCCGCGGTCCGCCAGCACACGACGAGCAAGATCGCGGGTCTCGACGACCTGGAGTCGGGGGTCGCCACCCTCGGCTTCCGCGGGGAGGCACTGCACACGATCGGCTCCGTCTCACGGCTGACGATCCGGACGCGGCCGCGGACCGACAGCGTCGAGAACGCCCAGGACGCGGTCGGCACCGAACTCGTCTACGAGGGCGGCGAGGTGACGAGCGTCGAGCCCGCGGGCTGTCCCGAGGGGACGACCGTCGAGGTCGCAGACCTCTTCTATAACACCCCCGCGCGCCGCAAGTTTCTGAAGACGACTGCTACCGAGTTCGCCCACGTCAGCCGGGTCGTGACGCGCTACGCGCTCGCGAATCCGGACGTCGCCGTCTCCTTGACCCACGACGGCCGGGAGGTGTTCGCGACGACCGGTCAGGGTGACCTCCAGGCCGCCGTCCTCTCGGTCTACGGCCGTGAGGTCGCCCAGTCGATGATCGAGGTCGAGGCCGACGGCGACGCCCTTCCGCCCGGCCCCCTCGAGTCCGTCTCCGGGCTCATCTCCCATCCCGAGACGAACCGCTCGAGTCGCGAGTATCTCGCGACGTACGTCAACGACCGCGCCGTCACCGCCGACGCGGTTCGCGAGGGGATCATGGGCGCCTACGGGGCCCAACTCGGCAGCGACCGGTACCCCTTCGTCGTCCTTTTTCTGGAGGTGCCCGGCGATGCGGTCGACGTCAACGTCCATCCTCGCAAGCGGGAGGTCCGGTTCGACGACGACGACGCGGTGCGCCGGCAGGTCGACGCCGCGGTCGAGCGGGCGCTGCTCGACCACGGGCTCCTGCGGTCGTCGGCGCCTCGCGGGCGATCTGCTCCCGGCGAGGCGCGCGTCGAGCCCGGCGCTGCTGGGAAGGGCTCCGAGCCCAAGGCGGCACGATCCGAGAGCAGTCTCGACGGTTCCGGCTCCGATCCGTCATCCTCCCACGAATCCGACGTCAATTCACGGTCTGCGGACCCGCCTCGCGACACATGGGCGGGAGCGTCGAACTCGGCTGGCGACTCGAGCGCGTCCGAACCGGACGCCGAGTCGAATCCGGCCTCCGTTTCGGGTGCGACCGCCAGCTCGGCGGTCGACGCCTCCGGAAGCCGGCCGACCACGCCCGACACGAATCCGGCCACGGGTGGCTCCGACGCGCGCCCGGGCCGCCGTGACGAGGCGGGCCCGAGTCGCGACGCTGAAACTGACTCCAACCGCGACACCGGAACCGAACCCGACTCCGACATCACGAGAACACCCTCTGATCCCGACCGCAAGTTCGGCGGCGGCACTGAGCAGCGAACGCTCGACGACGAGCCCGCGATCGGCGAGGAGGCCGCGTTCGATTCGCTCCCACGACTGCGCGTGCTCGGTCAGCTCCGGGACACCTACCTGGTCTGCGAGACCGACGACGGGCTCGCACTCGTCGACCAGCACGCCGCCGACGAGCGCGTCAACTACGAGCGCCTCCGGGAGGCATTCGCCACCGATCCGGCCGCCCAGGCCCTCGCCGACCCCGTCGAACTCGAGCTCACCGCCGCGGAGGCCGCGGCCTTCGAGGACTACCGCGAGGCGCTCTCCCGGCTCGGCTTCTACGCCGACCGGGTCGACGACCGAACGGTTTCCGTCACGACCGTTCCCGCAGTGTTTGCGAAGACAATCGAGCCCGACCGGCTGCGCGACGTGCTCGCCTCGTTCGTCGGCGGCGACCGCGAGGCGGGCGCGGAGACGGTCGACGCGCTGGCCGACGCCTTTCTCGGCGACCTGGCCTGCTACCCCTCGATCACCGGCAACACCTCACTGACGGAGGGATCGGTGCTCGACCTGCTCGAGGCGTTAGACGACTGCGAGAATCCCTACGCCTGCCCGCACGGGCGCCCCGTCATCGTCTCGTTCGACGCGGCCGAGATCGAGGATCGGTTCGAGCGCGACTATCCGGGTCACGGCGGCTAG
- the ftsZ gene encoding cell division protein FtsZ gives MQDIVQEALDNAEEEAREMDASLDDEDFGDPRIVIVGCGGAGNNTINRLYNIGVDGADTIAINTDKQHLKMIEADTKILVGKSLTSGLGAGGDPSMGERATEMAQGTIKEVLGEADLVFVTAGMGGGTGTGAAPVVSKIAKEQGAIVVGMVSTPFNVERARTVKAEEGLEKLREQADSIIVLDNNRLLDYVPNLPIGKAFSVMDQIIAETVKGISETITQPSLINLDYADMSTIMNQGGVAVMLVGETQDKNKTSEVVNDAMNHPLLDVDYRGASGGLVHITGGPDLTLKEAEGIADNITERLEASANVIWGARIQESYKGKVRVMAIMTGVQSAQVLGPTTQKQADKSRASIEGLNDADFDASQNVENSGFSAQSDGGRDEVERENGVDVIR, from the coding sequence ATGCAAGATATCGTACAAGAGGCACTCGACAACGCAGAGGAAGAGGCCCGCGAGATGGACGCCTCGCTCGACGACGAGGATTTCGGCGATCCGCGAATCGTGATCGTCGGCTGTGGTGGGGCTGGGAACAACACGATCAACCGGCTGTACAACATTGGTGTCGACGGCGCAGATACGATCGCCATCAACACCGACAAACAGCATCTGAAGATGATCGAAGCCGACACGAAGATTCTCGTCGGCAAATCGCTCACGAGCGGGCTTGGCGCCGGCGGCGATCCGTCGATGGGCGAGCGCGCCACCGAGATGGCCCAGGGGACGATCAAGGAGGTCCTTGGCGAAGCCGATCTCGTCTTCGTTACGGCGGGTATGGGCGGCGGCACCGGTACCGGTGCGGCACCCGTCGTCTCGAAGATTGCCAAAGAGCAGGGCGCAATCGTCGTCGGGATGGTCTCGACGCCGTTTAACGTCGAGCGTGCCCGTACCGTCAAGGCCGAAGAAGGGCTCGAGAAACTGCGTGAGCAGGCCGACTCGATCATCGTCCTCGACAACAACCGACTGCTCGACTACGTCCCAAATCTCCCGATCGGCAAGGCGTTCTCGGTGATGGACCAGATCATCGCCGAGACCGTCAAAGGGATCTCCGAGACGATCACCCAACCCTCCCTCATCAATCTGGACTACGCGGACATGTCCACAATCATGAATCAGGGTGGCGTCGCGGTGATGCTCGTCGGCGAGACACAGGACAAAAACAAGACCTCCGAAGTCGTCAACGACGCGATGAACCACCCGCTACTGGACGTCGACTACCGCGGCGCCTCCGGCGGACTGGTCCACATTACTGGCGGGCCGGATCTCACGCTCAAAGAGGCTGAGGGGATCGCCGACAACATCACGGAGCGCTTAGAGGCTTCCGCGAACGTCATCTGGGGTGCACGCATTCAGGAGTCGTATAAGGGCAAAGTGCGCGTCATGGCGATCATGACTGGCGTCCAGAGCGCCCAGGTGCTCGGTCCGACGACCCAGAAGCAAGCCGACAAGTCCCGTGCGAGTATCGAGGGACTCAACGACGCCGACTTCGACGCGAGTCAGAACGTCGAGAACAGCGGCTTCAGCGCACAGAGCGATGGCGGCCGCGACGAAGTAGAGCGCGAAAACGGCGTCGACGTCATCCGATAA
- a CDS encoding ribbon-helix-helix domain-containing protein has translation MERVTLRIPEQQIEEVEQLVDSGEFPNRSEAIRSAVREMINEQQTGRNDRTGNRHWAKV, from the coding sequence ATGGAGCGTGTGACACTGCGGATTCCAGAACAGCAGATCGAGGAGGTCGAACAGCTCGTCGACTCGGGTGAGTTTCCGAACCGGAGCGAAGCGATCCGGTCGGCCGTCCGTGAGATGATCAACGAACAGCAGACCGGACGGAACGACCGCACCGGAAACCGCCACTGGGCGAAGGTGTAA
- a CDS encoding serine/threonine-protein kinase RIO2, giving the protein MVRNVASLLTELEDEDFYLLSGVEQGMRFSEWVNRGKLTSFSSLTEEEVDYRLERCLKRGLVEKKTIQYEGYTLQFEGYDALALRSLVERETISEFGAPLGVGKESDVYEVRSYKPLALKYHREGYTNFREVNRERDYTAENRHVSWMYTARKAAEREYDTIESLYPDVSVPRPIDQNRHAIVMEKMDGVELSRTKLADEQVLGVLDLLCRELTRAYELGYVHADMSEYNVFVDDGGVTIFDWPQAVSVDHDHADEFLRRDLDNLLGYFRRKYPNQVPDDLESDAIATAIADGSFDSVELLT; this is encoded by the coding sequence ATGGTGCGGAACGTCGCCTCTCTCCTGACTGAACTCGAAGACGAGGACTTCTACCTCCTCTCGGGCGTCGAACAGGGGATGCGCTTTTCAGAGTGGGTCAACCGGGGGAAGCTCACTTCCTTTTCAAGTCTGACCGAGGAAGAAGTCGACTACCGCCTCGAACGGTGTCTCAAGCGAGGACTAGTCGAGAAAAAGACGATCCAGTACGAGGGATACACCCTCCAGTTCGAGGGGTACGACGCACTCGCGTTGCGCTCGCTCGTCGAGCGCGAGACGATCTCTGAGTTCGGCGCTCCGCTTGGTGTCGGCAAGGAAAGCGACGTCTACGAGGTGCGCTCGTACAAACCGCTCGCGCTCAAATACCACCGCGAGGGCTATACGAACTTCCGGGAGGTCAATCGCGAACGCGATTACACTGCCGAGAATCGCCACGTCTCCTGGATGTACACGGCCAGAAAGGCCGCCGAGCGCGAGTACGACACTATCGAGTCGCTGTATCCCGACGTCTCGGTGCCGCGTCCGATCGACCAGAACCGCCACGCCATCGTCATGGAGAAGATGGACGGCGTCGAACTCTCCCGGACGAAACTCGCAGACGAGCAAGTGCTTGGCGTCCTCGATCTCCTCTGTCGGGAACTCACGCGTGCGTACGAACTGGGGTACGTCCACGCGGATATGAGCGAATACAACGTCTTCGTCGACGACGGCGGCGTGACGATCTTCGACTGGCCCCAGGCCGTTTCAGTCGACCACGATCACGCAGACGAGTTCCTCCGGCGTGACCTAGACAATCTCCTGGGGTACTTCCGTCGAAAGTACCCAAACCAGGTGCCAGACGACCTCGAGAGCGACGCGATCGCCACGGCAATCGCCGACGGATCGTTCGATTCGGTCGAGCTATTGACCTGA
- a CDS encoding sugar kinase, translated as MSDLVTFGETMLRLSPPGHERLEAASELEVRAAGAESNVAVAAQRLGLSATWLSKVPDSAPGRKVARELEGYGIDTEIVWSEEGRQGTYYLEQAGKPRGANVIYDRANSAVSTAETAEIPEDIVADADVFFTTGITPALSPTLRETTGDLLELAQDSGTRTAFDFNYRRKLWDPETAGEALSALFPAIDVIVIAARDARNVLGLDGDAHGLAETLGDEYSFDTVVLTRGGEGVSAWHDGAIHDQGAYDTDTHDPIGTGDAFTGGYLARRAAGDDVPAALEYAAATAALKRTIPGDVALITADEVESVVSHGAEEISR; from the coding sequence GTGAGCGACCTCGTCACCTTCGGCGAGACGATGTTGCGGCTCTCCCCGCCCGGCCACGAGCGCTTGGAAGCCGCGAGCGAACTGGAAGTGCGCGCTGCCGGCGCCGAGAGTAACGTCGCCGTCGCCGCCCAGCGCCTCGGACTCTCTGCCACCTGGCTCTCGAAGGTGCCCGACTCGGCGCCCGGCCGGAAGGTCGCCCGCGAGCTCGAGGGGTACGGGATCGACACCGAGATCGTCTGGAGCGAGGAGGGTCGACAGGGGACGTACTACCTGGAACAGGCCGGCAAGCCCCGCGGCGCGAACGTCATCTACGACCGGGCGAACTCGGCGGTGTCGACCGCCGAGACGGCCGAGATTCCCGAGGACATCGTCGCGGACGCCGACGTCTTCTTCACGACCGGCATCACGCCCGCGCTCTCCCCGACGCTCCGGGAAACGACCGGTGACCTGCTCGAACTCGCCCAGGACAGCGGGACGCGAACCGCCTTCGACTTCAACTACCGGCGAAAGCTCTGGGACCCCGAGACGGCTGGCGAGGCCCTCTCCGCGTTGTTCCCCGCGATCGACGTGATCGTCATCGCAGCTCGAGACGCCCGGAACGTTCTCGGCCTTGACGGCGACGCCCACGGTCTCGCCGAGACGCTCGGCGACGAGTACAGCTTCGACACCGTCGTCCTCACCCGCGGCGGCGAGGGCGTCTCCGCCTGGCACGACGGCGCCATCCACGATCAGGGTGCCTACGACACCGACACGCACGACCCGATCGGAACGGGCGACGCCTTCACCGGCGGCTATCTGGCCCGGCGGGCTGCCGGCGACGACGTCCCGGCGGCCTTAGAGTACGCCGCGGCGACGGCCGCACTGAAGCGGACGATCCCCGGCGACGTCGCGCTGATCACCGCCGACGAGGTCGAGTCAGTCGTCTCTCACGGCGCCGAGGAAATCTCGCGGTAG
- a CDS encoding methyltransferase domain-containing protein translates to MREFSADYLDRTREGMWEDSRAALDPLALDSRERILDVGCGTGELSAVLAAESPGEVVGCDADPTLLAAVDEHVPTVAGDALRLPFADDSFDLVVCQALLINLPTPTKALAEFARVSRDLVAAVEPNNAAVGIESTVASEESLEQHARRAYIDGVGTDVSLGRDLAAAFEGAGITPTARERYDHVRTIAPPYGDRALTVARRKATGAGLADDRETILESAVTVEEYDALRSAWREMGRDVIEQMRDGRYRREETVPFHVTVGRVGDN, encoded by the coding sequence GTGCGCGAATTCTCCGCTGACTACCTGGACCGCACGCGTGAGGGCATGTGGGAGGACTCGCGGGCGGCCCTCGACCCGCTCGCACTCGACTCCCGGGAGCGAATCCTCGATGTCGGCTGCGGGACCGGCGAACTGAGCGCGGTTCTTGCAGCGGAGTCGCCCGGGGAGGTCGTTGGCTGTGACGCGGATCCGACGCTGCTCGCGGCGGTCGACGAGCACGTCCCGACTGTCGCGGGCGACGCCCTCCGGCTGCCGTTTGCCGACGACAGCTTCGATCTCGTGGTCTGTCAGGCGCTGTTGATCAACCTCCCCACTCCCACCAAGGCACTCGCGGAGTTCGCTCGCGTCTCGCGGGACCTCGTCGCCGCCGTCGAACCGAACAACGCCGCCGTCGGCATCGAGTCGACGGTAGCGTCGGAAGAATCCCTCGAGCAGCACGCCCGTCGGGCGTACATCGACGGCGTCGGAACGGACGTCTCGCTCGGCCGGGATCTGGCCGCAGCGTTCGAGGGAGCCGGAATCACACCGACGGCGAGAGAGCGGTACGACCACGTACGCACCATCGCACCACCGTACGGTGATCGGGCGCTCACGGTCGCCCGGCGGAAGGCTACCGGGGCAGGGCTGGCCGACGACCGGGAGACCATTCTCGAAAGCGCGGTGACCGTTGAAGAGTACGACGCACTCCGCAGCGCGTGGCGCGAGATGGGGCGAGACGTTATCGAACAGATGCGAGACGGTCGGTACCGGCGAGAAGAGACCGTGCCGTTTCACGTGACGGTCGGTCGCGTTGGCGATAACTGA
- a CDS encoding aldo/keto reductase → MYARELGDSGIEVSEVGFGAWVVGTDWWGDRSEDDAIEMIHHAVDQGITYFDTGDVYGHGRSEELLGRALAEVRDEVTIATKVGYDFYNNPQAGHGELPKEMDPDYLREAVEKSLDRLEMDSVDVLQLHNANVSEITPDVLEVFDELEEEGTIQATGLALGPSIGWLAEGDLAIEEEFDSVQLVWNVLEQEVGNHFLETVEETGSSTSLIPRVPHSSGILNEQVTPETELGEGDHRGFRPDAWYETGWEKIEKLRFLERDGERTMAQAAIAWLLSHDPVATVTPTFRTTDDIDEWAAASDVPKLSDEEMERVAQLYETNFEIDRDDGMDALRSSVDGTDIESAGLDKIAAN, encoded by the coding sequence ATGTACGCTCGTGAACTCGGCGACTCCGGCATCGAGGTCAGCGAGGTCGGCTTCGGCGCGTGGGTCGTCGGCACCGACTGGTGGGGCGACCGCTCTGAAGACGACGCCATCGAGATGATTCACCACGCCGTCGATCAGGGGATCACCTACTTCGACACCGGCGACGTCTACGGTCACGGCCGCAGCGAGGAACTGCTTGGGCGGGCGCTGGCCGAGGTCCGCGACGAGGTCACGATCGCCACCAAGGTCGGCTACGACTTCTACAACAACCCACAGGCGGGCCACGGCGAACTTCCCAAGGAGATGGATCCGGACTACCTCCGCGAGGCTGTCGAGAAGAGCCTCGACCGGCTCGAAATGGACTCCGTCGACGTTCTCCAGCTCCACAATGCCAACGTCTCCGAGATCACGCCCGATGTGCTCGAAGTCTTCGACGAACTCGAAGAGGAGGGGACGATCCAGGCGACAGGGCTGGCGCTCGGTCCCTCGATCGGCTGGCTCGCCGAAGGTGACCTCGCGATCGAAGAAGAGTTCGACTCTGTTCAGCTCGTCTGGAACGTCTTAGAGCAGGAAGTCGGGAACCACTTCTTAGAGACGGTCGAAGAGACGGGCTCGTCGACCAGCCTGATCCCCCGCGTTCCACACTCCTCGGGTATCTTGAACGAGCAGGTCACACCCGAGACCGAACTCGGCGAGGGCGACCATCGCGGCTTCCGCCCCGATGCCTGGTACGAGACCGGCTGGGAGAAGATCGAGAAGCTGCGATTTTTGGAACGCGATGGCGAGCGGACGATGGCCCAGGCCGCCATCGCGTGGCTCCTCAGCCACGATCCCGTCGCCACCGTCACGCCGACGTTCCGGACGACCGACGACATCGACGAGTGGGCGGCTGCGAGCGACGTGCCGAAACTCTCCGACGAGGAGATGGAACGCGTCGCTCAGCTGTACGAGACGAATTTCGAGATCGACCGCGACGACGGGATGGACGCGCTCCGCTCGTCGGTTGACGGCACCGACATCGAGTCGGCCGGGCTCGATAAGATCGCCGCGAACTGA
- a CDS encoding alpha/beta hydrolase: MRHRIFEDGGEDDLVFLMDWGNRWTHENVSWLIGRLTDAGFRVHAFELPTAIEDFKADWLEPVAEYVVDLDGYQLLGHGAGALVGQALDGAENHVYLSPLWGVSEAYPDLLLEAIAAVPATLPFVPVGEPDRETVGSRATDHQLATTPRWISPTLVREIRRAQQELLTIDHDAVVFCSLRDRRISHEAIGKRVPAAHVVCYDGGHELFSSQARDRYVGTVIDALREGAAAVEDRPTVPTTEPSDAATAAPESADAE; the protein is encoded by the coding sequence ATGAGACATCGCATCTTCGAGGACGGCGGCGAGGACGACCTGGTCTTCCTGATGGACTGGGGCAACCGTTGGACCCACGAGAACGTGAGCTGGCTGATCGGGCGGCTCACCGACGCCGGCTTCCGGGTTCACGCCTTCGAGTTGCCGACGGCCATCGAGGACTTCAAAGCCGACTGGTTAGAGCCCGTCGCCGAGTACGTCGTCGATCTGGACGGCTACCAGCTGCTCGGCCACGGTGCCGGGGCGCTGGTCGGCCAGGCGTTAGATGGGGCGGAAAATCACGTCTACCTGAGCCCACTCTGGGGCGTCAGCGAGGCCTACCCCGATCTCCTCCTTGAGGCGATCGCGGCGGTTCCGGCGACGCTTCCGTTCGTTCCGGTCGGCGAGCCCGACCGGGAGACGGTGGGCTCGCGAGCGACCGATCACCAGCTCGCGACGACGCCGCGGTGGATCTCGCCGACGCTCGTCCGAGAGATTCGGCGCGCACAGCAAGAGCTGTTGACGATCGACCACGACGCCGTCGTCTTCTGCTCGCTTCGCGACCGTCGAATCAGCCACGAGGCGATCGGCAAGCGCGTCCCGGCAGCCCACGTCGTCTGCTACGACGGGGGCCACGAACTGTTCTCCTCGCAGGCACGAGACCGATACGTCGGGACGGTTATCGACGCGCTTCGGGAGGGTGCGGCGGCCGTCGAGGATCGGCCGACGGTTCCCACCACGGAGCCGTCGGACGCAGCGACGGCGGCCCCGGAGTCGGCAGACGCCGAGTAG
- a CDS encoding zinc ribbon domain-containing protein, giving the protein MSKITFRADDDLVDELEAFDASKSEVMREALRTFLDERGPRSDDVDQTRTGSVDDLIRARVDELLAERLGRSPDRRSSEISVTVSLDDGVSETDSELWDVETEREHPQTEPAIDSSSDTQCAQCGSTVDEDHVYCPNCGQKAVQRLFCDCGDEVRSDWAFCPGCGRRTPAADVLDSGRGPSGDA; this is encoded by the coding sequence ATGAGCAAGATAACGTTCCGAGCAGACGACGACCTCGTCGACGAACTGGAGGCGTTCGACGCCTCGAAAAGTGAGGTGATGCGTGAAGCGCTTCGCACGTTCCTCGACGAACGCGGACCACGGTCCGACGACGTCGACCAGACCCGTACTGGTTCCGTCGACGATCTCATCCGGGCTCGAGTGGACGAACTGCTCGCCGAACGGCTCGGTCGCTCACCCGACCGCCGATCTTCTGAAATCTCCGTGACGGTCTCACTCGACGACGGCGTTTCCGAGACTGATTCCGAACTGTGGGACGTCGAGACGGAGCGCGAACATCCCCAGACGGAGCCAGCCATTGACTCGTCGTCTGACACGCAGTGTGCGCAGTGTGGTTCGACTGTCGACGAAGACCACGTCTACTGTCCGAACTGCGGACAGAAGGCGGTACAGCGACTGTTCTGTGATTGCGGTGACGAAGTTCGATCGGACTGGGCGTTCTGCCCGGGCTGCGGTCGCCGAACACCGGCGGCCGACGTCCTTGACTCGGGCCGCGGCCCCTCCGGAGACGCGTAA